The proteins below are encoded in one region of Takifugu rubripes chromosome 1, fTakRub1.2, whole genome shotgun sequence:
- the LOC115252042 gene encoding tumor necrosis factor receptor superfamily member 16-like, producing the protein LIHDWQVGALANKENCLSGQYTTSGECCQQCQPGEGVVTPCGDTQTECAPCLDSETFSQNFSHTDECQPCTICTGLLVMKTPCTDSNDAICTCKYGYYMNTLSQRCEPCTMCLEGHGVLLSCELDHDTLCEECEEGTYSDQESLRDPCIPCTSCDDSSVIHSCTPVTDAICEVTGDDPSVPYTTFSMQPSDDNLIDEIYPEVTTPTATTTTTTTTTTINGNSKTPIYNELNDKLIPIYCSILAAVVVGLVAFIIFKRWNSCKQNKQGANNCTTIQNQTPSPEEEKLHSDSGISVNSQSQQEQQVQTQTGNIFVTIDEDPCPLPLHTREKVEKLLFRGGEADGQTEDSDWCNLAGLLGYEEERIAAFRQEEHPVCALLSDWGGKDSASIDTLCTALRKINRDDVAQSLVLSPNPKPTATSVV; encoded by the exons CTCATTCATGATTGGCAGGTTGGTGCTCTGGCCAACAAGGAGAACTGTTTGTCAGGCCAGTATACAACCAGCGGCGAGTGTTGTCAGCAATGCCAGCCCGGCGAGGGTGTCGTCACACCATGCGGAGACACACAGACTGAGTGCGCCCCCTGTCTGGACA GTGAAACGTTCTCACAAAACTTTAGCCACACAGATGAGTGTCAGCCCTGCACAATATGCACGGGTCTCCTCGTCATGAAAACGCCGTGCACCGACTCCAACGACGCCATATGCACTTGCAAGTATGGCTACTACATGAACACTCTGTCACAGCGGTGTGAGCCCTGCACCATGTGCCTCGAAGGCCACGGCGTGCTGTTAAGCTGTGAGTTGGACCACGACACGTtgtgtgaggagtgtgaggAGGGCACGTACTCGGACCAGGAAAGCTTGCGGGACCCCTGTATCCCCTGCACCAGCTGCGATGACAGCAGCGTCATACATTCCTGCACCCCGGTGACGGATGCAATTTGTGAGG TCACTGGTGACGACCCCTCAGTGCCTTACACAACCTTCTCTATGCAACCCTCTGATGACAATTTAATAGACGAAATCTACCCTGAAGTTACCACACCaactgccaccaccaccaccacaaccacaaccaccaccatTAACGGGAATTCCAAGACGCCAATTTACAATGAGCTGAATGACAAACTCATTCCCATCTACTGCTCCATCCTGGCAGCGGTTGTGGTTGGCCTTGTGGCCTTCATTATCTTCAAaag ATGGAATAGCTGTAAGCAGAACAAGCAAGGAGCTAACAACTGCACGACCATCCAGAACCAGACGCCATCCCCggaggaagagaagctgcaCAGCGACAGTGGGATTTCTGTCAACAGCCAaagtcagcaggagcagcaggtccaaacacagacaggcaaCATCT TCGTCACCATAGACGAGGATCCTTGTCCGCTGCCTCTTCACACCAGAGAAAAAGTGGAGAAGCTGCTGTTCAGGGGGGGTGAAGCGGACGGCCAGACGGAGGACAGCGACTGGTGCAACTTGGCGGGTCTCCTGGGATACGAGGAGGAGCGGATCGCCGCCTTCCGTCAAGAAGAGCATCCTGTCTGTGCGCTGCTGTCCGACTGGGGTGGCAAGGACAGCGCCAGCATCGATACCCTCTGCACGGCGCTGCGGAAGATCAATCGCGATGATGTCGCCCAAAGCCTGGTTCTGAGCCCGAATCCAAAGCCGACTGCCACCTCTGTTGTGTGA